A region from the Oceanidesulfovibrio marinus genome encodes:
- a CDS encoding mechanosensitive ion channel family protein, with product MKLFWRLILILGIILAVGGYLAERETRLSPDLSQVDIQQCERGTPREAIASFLRSMHRYEEDNQFGFSCLVPLVASPEEIKEEIDKSVILLRARQLLLLLENLDFQMEDIVSDRIDVDKVTLPFTYQNKSVDITMLRADTGWFFDPSMFKSAEFRSTYQTLQDTFERFTRSDMQGDTFVPDLMSPYRTLYTLRAGVEGLDAEGMTDALKTMDMSEFLPPERSVYGPVLAVMLYRIITLHSTLQLEELSADPTTTRQPIFLVVPGLGTVTMHVVTQENGVKAWKFTPKSLEVAWKSYDDIMRNLMVQGVDPFIGVRLSLHTRLDDLVQKHARGLLVYFLKSNLYKWIIIFVLLVATPLLCRVSSWLANRILTTVESRLPSGVSGYKHFVLPAQILLVAFVWLKTILILFPYRGLMVATLYSLEIMMIGTMVWVVLLGVGVLTEILTAGRSASIRGTMLLIIGQIVKILAILAGLVAIANLFNQNSTRIVAALGIGGIALALAGKDTLENIFGTLVIMTTRPFAVGDWILVDQVEGTVEKVGVRSTSIRTFYNSEVTVPNAKFITSPVDNMGRRTWRRYKTFIGVAYDTPIENVNEFVQGLRQIVLDRPTMNKENFHIVVNDFGPWSLNIMVYVFFKTADWAEELKERHRFIMDTLALAETMGISITVPESIVHLRQDEASAQAERTGPSMGTAKISSD from the coding sequence ATGAAACTCTTTTGGCGATTGATACTTATCCTGGGCATTATCCTGGCGGTGGGGGGGTACCTGGCGGAACGCGAAACACGATTGAGCCCAGACCTTTCGCAAGTCGATATCCAGCAATGCGAGCGTGGCACGCCGCGTGAAGCCATTGCCTCGTTTTTGCGCAGCATGCATCGCTATGAGGAGGACAACCAGTTCGGTTTTTCCTGCCTGGTCCCACTCGTGGCCTCCCCGGAGGAAATCAAGGAGGAGATAGACAAGTCCGTCATTCTGCTTCGGGCGAGACAGCTGTTGCTCCTCCTGGAGAATCTCGACTTCCAAATGGAGGACATCGTCTCCGACCGTATAGATGTGGATAAGGTGACGCTGCCTTTCACCTATCAGAACAAGTCCGTAGACATCACCATGTTGCGAGCGGACACGGGCTGGTTTTTTGATCCTTCGATGTTTAAGAGTGCGGAGTTTCGGTCCACATACCAGACCTTGCAGGATACGTTCGAACGGTTCACCCGGTCAGACATGCAAGGCGACACCTTTGTTCCGGATCTCATGAGCCCCTATCGCACGTTGTATACGTTGAGGGCCGGCGTGGAGGGACTGGATGCCGAGGGTATGACCGATGCATTAAAGACCATGGACATGAGTGAGTTCTTGCCCCCGGAACGTTCGGTATACGGCCCGGTCCTGGCTGTCATGCTGTACCGGATCATCACGTTGCATTCCACGCTGCAGCTGGAAGAGCTCTCCGCCGACCCCACGACCACGCGACAGCCCATCTTTCTGGTGGTGCCAGGCCTGGGAACAGTGACCATGCACGTGGTCACCCAGGAGAACGGGGTCAAAGCCTGGAAGTTCACCCCCAAAAGCCTGGAGGTGGCCTGGAAGAGCTATGATGACATCATGCGCAATCTCATGGTCCAAGGCGTCGATCCCTTCATCGGTGTGCGGCTCTCCCTGCATACCCGCCTCGACGACCTGGTCCAGAAACATGCCCGTGGGCTTTTGGTCTATTTTCTCAAAAGCAATCTCTATAAATGGATCATTATATTTGTGTTGCTAGTGGCGACGCCGCTTCTGTGCCGCGTGTCCTCCTGGCTCGCAAATCGCATCCTCACGACCGTGGAGAGCCGTCTGCCCAGTGGCGTTTCAGGCTACAAACACTTTGTGCTGCCCGCCCAAATTTTGTTGGTGGCTTTTGTCTGGCTGAAAACCATCCTCATACTTTTCCCGTATCGAGGGCTCATGGTGGCGACTCTGTACAGCCTGGAAATTATGATGATCGGCACGATGGTCTGGGTCGTCCTGCTGGGCGTAGGGGTGCTGACAGAAATCCTGACGGCAGGCCGGAGCGCCAGCATACGCGGCACCATGCTGCTCATCATCGGCCAGATCGTGAAGATTCTGGCCATCCTCGCGGGATTGGTGGCCATTGCCAATCTTTTCAATCAGAACTCTACGCGCATCGTGGCCGCTTTGGGGATCGGCGGCATCGCCTTGGCGCTGGCCGGTAAAGACACCCTGGAAAACATCTTCGGCACCCTGGTGATCATGACCACGAGACCTTTTGCCGTGGGCGATTGGATCTTGGTGGATCAGGTGGAGGGCACTGTGGAAAAGGTGGGGGTCCGCTCAACCTCCATCCGCACCTTCTACAACTCCGAGGTCACCGTACCCAACGCCAAGTTCATCACTTCGCCGGTGGACAACATGGGGCGGCGCACCTGGCGGCGCTACAAAACGTTCATCGGCGTTGCCTACGACACACCCATCGAAAATGTGAACGAATTCGTGCAGGGACTCAGGCAGATTGTGCTCGATCGGCCGACCATGAACAAAGAGAATTTTCACATCGTGGTCAACGACTTCGGCCCCTGGTCCCTCAACATCATGGTCTACGTCTTTTTCAAGACAGCGGATTGGGCTGAGGAACTTAAAGAGCGCCATCGCTTCATTATGGACACCCTCGCTCTGGCAGAAACAATGGGCATATCCATAACCGTGCCCGAAAGTATCGTGCACCTCAGGCAGGACGAGGCCAGCGCCCAGGCAGAGCGCACAGGTCCGAGCATGGGCACTGCCAAAATATCCTCGGATTAA
- the gltA gene encoding NADPH-dependent glutamate synthase yields the protein MANSEETPRKTKKPAAPRVDMPTQPPQERITNFMEVALGYTQEQAMAEAARCLQCKKPACVKGCPVEVPIKDFIGFLQKGDVPGAYEAIKSTNSLPAVCGRVCPQEVQCEGACILGKKGEPVAIGRLERYTADTYMAQTACDHMVGVTKVCAPIHEDIKVACIGSGPSSLTCAGYLSSHGIKVTVFEALHELGGVLVYGIPEFRLPKDIVHQEVDALREQEVDFFTNWIGGKTFGISELFEAGYKAVFLGVGAGLPKFLNLPGENLIGVFSANEYLTRVNLGRAYKFPETDTPTYAGKNVAVFGGGNVAMDSARTAKRLGAENVFIVYRRTKGEMPARVEELDHAIEEGVELQILSSPIEFKGDDQGVLTSVALQRMELGEPDASGRRRPIPIEGDYFELACDMAIIAVGTGPNPILLEATPELEKTPRGYVQVDEETGETSMPNVFAGGDIVTGAATVISAMGAGRRAAQEIARRLLGEENA from the coding sequence ATGGCCAATAGCGAGGAAACCCCCAGGAAGACGAAGAAGCCCGCGGCGCCGCGCGTGGACATGCCCACCCAGCCGCCCCAGGAGCGCATCACGAATTTCATGGAGGTGGCCCTGGGCTATACGCAGGAGCAGGCCATGGCCGAGGCCGCGCGCTGCCTCCAGTGCAAGAAGCCAGCATGCGTCAAGGGCTGCCCCGTGGAAGTGCCTATCAAGGATTTCATCGGCTTTCTGCAAAAGGGCGACGTGCCCGGCGCCTACGAGGCCATCAAGAGCACCAACAGCCTGCCCGCCGTGTGTGGTCGCGTCTGCCCGCAGGAAGTGCAGTGCGAGGGCGCGTGCATCCTGGGCAAGAAAGGCGAGCCCGTGGCCATCGGCCGGCTGGAACGCTACACGGCTGACACCTACATGGCCCAGACCGCCTGCGACCACATGGTCGGCGTAACCAAGGTCTGCGCCCCCATCCACGAGGATATCAAGGTCGCGTGCATCGGCTCCGGCCCCTCTAGCCTGACCTGCGCCGGCTACCTCTCCTCCCACGGCATCAAGGTCACTGTGTTCGAGGCCCTGCACGAGCTGGGCGGCGTGCTTGTCTACGGCATTCCGGAGTTCCGCCTGCCCAAGGACATCGTACACCAGGAAGTGGACGCCCTGCGCGAGCAGGAGGTGGACTTCTTTACCAACTGGATCGGCGGCAAGACCTTTGGCATCAGCGAGCTGTTCGAGGCCGGGTACAAGGCCGTATTCCTGGGCGTGGGCGCCGGCCTGCCCAAGTTCCTGAACCTTCCCGGCGAGAACCTCATCGGCGTGTTCTCGGCCAACGAGTACCTGACCCGCGTGAACCTCGGACGCGCCTACAAGTTCCCGGAAACCGACACCCCCACGTATGCCGGCAAGAACGTCGCCGTGTTCGGCGGCGGCAACGTGGCCATGGACTCCGCCCGCACCGCCAAGCGCCTGGGCGCGGAGAACGTGTTCATCGTCTACCGCCGCACCAAAGGCGAAATGCCCGCCCGCGTGGAAGAGCTGGATCACGCCATCGAAGAAGGCGTGGAGCTGCAGATTCTTTCCTCGCCCATCGAGTTCAAGGGCGACGACCAGGGCGTGCTCACCTCCGTGGCGCTGCAACGCATGGAGCTGGGCGAGCCGGACGCATCGGGCCGCCGCCGGCCCATCCCCATCGAGGGCGACTACTTCGAGCTCGCCTGCGACATGGCGATCATCGCCGTGGGCACCGGCCCCAACCCCATCCTCCTGGAAGCCACGCCCGAGCTGGAGAAAACACCGCGCGGCTACGTGCAGGTGGATGAGGAAACCGGCGAGACAAGCATGCCCAACGTCTTTGCCGGCGGCGATATCGTGACCGGCGCCGCTACCGTCATCTCCGCCATGGGCGCCGGACGCCGGGCCGCCCAGGAAATCGCCCGCCGCCTGCTGGGCGAAGAAAACGCCTAG
- a CDS encoding class II fructose-bisphosphate aldolase yields MPKLDVKPTPEFKKALEIGRPPNVATLFPNSSALIVSGKVIDRAMLRKGKCMTIAVNGRSSFVVRGALRGAQRANAAIVLEIARSEGGANAYCHVNMWNLAQHVNQIVNELGLTIPVAIHADHYGIKKPEDMAGAKAEIPSLFESGVTSIAIDASHMPDDQNLLANIELRDYVPSWAGYETEVGEIKGKAGLSTPAEALFLIKGLNAHGIHPDWIALNNGTTHGLEAEGEGIQVGLTREIHEALAPYKVSGAQHGTSGNSYERLKQIAEQTRTTKANVATALQMVSWGVKVNEYGNAQLDADGKFIKESGKGLDDEIWNEMVAYADKQGWSGGNYKKLNLPFECRLLGQSREIRERMVQGVEDFVASLLTDVFHADGTAEIAYELINEAGSFDLGAKGERIEDPAEWTPEKIRERAAAMDTDKGPEGDFDD; encoded by the coding sequence ATGCCCAAGCTGGATGTGAAGCCCACCCCCGAGTTCAAAAAGGCACTCGAGATAGGCCGTCCGCCCAATGTTGCGACCCTGTTCCCCAACTCCAGCGCGCTCATTGTGAGCGGCAAGGTCATCGACCGCGCCATGCTCCGGAAGGGCAAGTGTATGACCATTGCGGTCAACGGCCGCAGCTCCTTCGTGGTCCGTGGCGCACTGCGCGGCGCACAGCGCGCCAACGCTGCAATCGTTCTGGAGATCGCCCGTTCCGAGGGCGGGGCGAATGCCTACTGCCACGTGAACATGTGGAACCTGGCGCAGCATGTGAACCAGATCGTCAACGAGCTGGGGCTGACCATCCCGGTGGCCATCCACGCCGACCACTACGGCATCAAGAAGCCCGAAGACATGGCCGGCGCCAAGGCCGAGATCCCCTCGCTGTTCGAGTCAGGGGTCACCTCCATCGCCATCGACGCCTCGCACATGCCGGACGACCAGAACCTGCTGGCCAACATCGAGCTGCGCGACTACGTGCCTTCCTGGGCCGGGTATGAGACCGAGGTGGGCGAGATCAAGGGCAAGGCTGGTCTGTCCACGCCGGCCGAGGCGCTGTTCCTGATCAAGGGGCTCAACGCCCACGGCATCCATCCGGACTGGATCGCCCTGAACAACGGCACCACCCACGGCCTGGAGGCCGAGGGCGAGGGCATTCAGGTGGGGCTCACCCGTGAGATCCACGAGGCCCTGGCCCCCTACAAGGTATCTGGCGCGCAGCACGGCACCTCTGGCAACAGCTATGAGCGGTTGAAGCAGATTGCCGAGCAGACGCGCACCACCAAGGCCAATGTGGCCACGGCCCTGCAGATGGTCTCCTGGGGCGTGAAGGTGAACGAGTACGGCAACGCCCAGCTGGACGCCGACGGCAAGTTCATCAAGGAATCCGGCAAGGGGCTGGATGACGAGATCTGGAACGAGATGGTGGCCTACGCGGACAAGCAGGGCTGGTCCGGCGGCAACTACAAGAAGCTCAACCTTCCGTTCGAGTGCCGGCTGCTGGGCCAGTCGCGCGAGATTCGCGAGCGCATGGTCCAGGGCGTGGAGGACTTCGTGGCTTCCCTGCTCACGGACGTTTTCCATGCGGACGGCACGGCGGAGATCGCCTACGAGCTGATCAACGAGGCCGGCAGCTTCGACCTCGGGGCCAAAGGCGAGAGAATAGAGGACCCGGCCGAGTGGACTCCGGAGAAGATCCGGGAGCGCGCTGCGGCCATGGATACGGATAAGGGCCCGGAAGGGGACTTTGACGACTAG
- a CDS encoding sulfide/dihydroorotate dehydrogenase-like FAD/NAD-binding protein encodes MIEIAAPPARILSKERLIPGQTSKLVIHAPHIARKALPGNFVILRIAPEGERIPLTIADTDTEAGTITIVYLVMGKTTAALEQLGEGDVILDLCGPLGKATHIEPIGTVICVGGGTGIAAMHHIAKGHHMAGNRVVAIVGARSENLLLFCDELESFCPELEVCTDDGSCGHKGFVTDILQQRLESDADIGEVVAVGPVPMMAAVARVARPFNVKTTVSLNSIMVDGMGMCGACRVTVGGETKFACVDGPEFDGLQVDFDELRKRLNAFKPQEAISYQEWKKSHGQ; translated from the coding sequence ATGATAGAGATCGCTGCTCCACCCGCACGCATTCTGTCCAAGGAACGTCTCATCCCCGGGCAGACGAGCAAGCTCGTCATCCACGCGCCGCACATCGCGCGCAAGGCACTGCCCGGCAACTTCGTCATCCTCCGCATCGCGCCGGAGGGTGAGCGTATCCCCCTGACCATAGCCGACACAGACACCGAGGCTGGCACCATCACCATCGTCTACCTGGTGATGGGCAAGACCACGGCCGCCCTCGAACAGCTCGGTGAAGGCGACGTGATCCTGGACCTCTGCGGTCCGCTGGGCAAAGCCACGCACATCGAGCCCATCGGCACGGTCATCTGCGTGGGCGGCGGCACCGGCATCGCGGCCATGCACCACATCGCCAAGGGCCACCACATGGCCGGCAACCGCGTGGTCGCCATCGTGGGCGCGCGCAGCGAGAACCTTCTGCTCTTCTGCGACGAGCTGGAGAGCTTCTGCCCCGAGCTGGAGGTCTGCACGGACGACGGCAGTTGCGGCCACAAGGGCTTTGTCACCGACATCCTGCAGCAGCGCCTGGAAAGCGACGCAGACATCGGCGAGGTGGTGGCCGTGGGCCCTGTGCCCATGATGGCCGCCGTGGCGCGCGTGGCCCGGCCTTTCAACGTGAAGACCACTGTGAGCCTCAACTCCATCATGGTGGACGGCATGGGCATGTGCGGCGCCTGCCGCGTCACCGTGGGCGGCGAAACCAAGTTCGCCTGCGTGGACGGCCCGGAGTTCGACGGCCTTCAGGTGGATTTCGATGAGCTGCGCAAGCGGCTCAACGCGTTCAAACCGCAGGAAGCTATCTCCTACCAGGAGTGGAAGAAGAGCCATGGCCAATAG